The following nucleotide sequence is from Mycobacterium sp. Z3061.
ACAGACCATGGCCGGGTCGGCGGCGATGCTGCTGGAGCGGATGGATGAGGGGCGTGCGCCGGCCGACGGCGAGCCGATCGGACTGCGGGTCGACACCTCGCCGGCGCAGCTGCGAGCGTCGGTCACCTCGCCCGGCGGAACCACCGCGGCCGGGCTACGGGCGCTGGAACGGGGCGGATTCCGGGTCGCCGTCGACGCGGCCGTGCAGGCCGCGAAAAGCCGCTCTGAGCAGCTGAGAATTACATCGGAATAATTCAAGAAATTTGGACTGATTGTCTCTCACCAGTACCAGGAACCCCACTAGTCCCGCTATTCTCCTCTTTGTATGCACGTGTGGGTGCCAGCGGAGGGGAAGCCGCTGGCATTGCGCGGGCCTGACACGATTGGGTTGCGATGACGTCAACGAATGGGCCGTCGGCACGGGATTCTGCAGGTAAGGCGGCCGGATCGGCCGACTCCGCGCAGTCCCGGACACAATTCCTCACCGTCGCCGAGGTGGCGGCTCTGATGCGGGTGTCGAAGATGACGGTGTACCGGTTGGTGCACAACGGCGAGTTGCCGGCGGTTCGGGTCGGCCGGTCCTTCCGGGTCCACGCCAAGGCGGTTCACGACATGCTGGAGACGTCGTACTTCGACGCCGGGTAGGACGCCTGGTAAGTCACCTGGATTTGGCGGCCCGGCGTCCGTGTGAGTAGGTCCCTGCCATTCTGGAGCCTCGGCGACCTGCCCGGAGCGCGGGCCGCCCAGCCGGTTTGGTGTTGCGGGGCCCGGGTTCGGTAAGGTGGCTGGGTCCTTTTGGGGTCTTAGACGGCCGGTCAGATAGCGGAGTTCATGGGTTCAGTAATCAAGAAGCGGCGCAAGCGTATGTCGAAGAAGAAGCACCGCAAGCTGCTACGTCGCACCCGGGTGCAGCGCAGAAAACTTGGCAAGTAAGTCCTGCCTGCGGGTACCGTCACCCGTCCGTAACGCCTCCGTTTCTCCTCGTCGTTAGGCTGTCAAGGTGGATTCGTCGAACGGCCAGGACGATGGGGGAACCGGCGGCCAGCAGCCCAACGCAGACACGGTGCACTACCCGAAGGTGGTGTTGGTCACCGGCGCGTGCCGGTTCCTGGGCGGTTACCTGACCGCTCGTCTCGTGCAGAACCCGCTGATCAACCGCGTCATAGCGGTGGACGCGATCGCGCCGAGCAAGGACATGCTGCGTCGGATGGGCCGCGCCGAGTTCGTGCGCGCCGACATCCGGAACCCCTTCATCGCGAAGGTCATCCGGAACGGCGACGTCGACACGGTGGTGCATGCGGCGGCCGCGTCGTACGCCCCGCGGTCCGGTGGCACCGCGGCGTTGAAGGAACTCAACGTGATGGGCGCGATGCAGCTGTTCGCCGCCTGCCAGAAGGCGCCGTCGGTGCGCCGCGTCGTGCTGAAGTCGACGTCGGAGGTCTACGGGTCGAGCCCGCACGACCCGGTGATGTTCACCGAGGACAGCAGCAGCCGGCGGCCCTTCCGCGACGGGTTTGCCAAGGACAGCCTCGACATCGAGGGATACGTGCGGGGGCTGGGCCGGCGGCGCCCCGACATCGCGGTGACCATCCTGCGGCTGGCCAACATGATCGGCCCCGCGATGGACACCTCGCTGTCGCGGTACCTGGCGGGGCCGTTGGTGCCGACGATGTTCGGCCGCGATGCCCGGCTCCAGCTGCTGCACGAACAGGATGCGCTGGGCGCGCTGGAGCGCGCCGCGATGGCGGGCAGGGCCGGCACCTTCAACATCGGCGCCGACGGAATCATCATGCTGTCACAGGCAATTCGTCTTTCCGGACGAATTCCCTTGCCAGTACCCGGAATCGGGGTGTGGGCCCTGGATTCGCTGCGGCGTGCCAACCGTTATAACGAGATCAGCCGCGATCAGTTCGCCTACCTGAGTTATGGCCGGGTAATGGATACCACCAGAATGCGTTCCGAGCTTGGCTACCAGCCGAAATGGTCGACGGCAGAGGCCTTCGACGACTACGTCCGCGGGCGTAACTTAACTCCCATAATCGACCCTCATCGGGTACGCTCCTGGGAGGGTCGTGCCATAGCGGTGGCGCAGCGCTGGGGTAGCCGAAATCCCATTCCGTGGGCGGGGTCGTAGATAGATTTGGGTAAATAACGTGGCGGGTGAAACCAGAGCGAATGTTATTCCACTGCACAGTAATCGAGGTCGCGTAGCGGCGCGCCGCCGTGCCGATCAACGCGCCGACGCCACGCGTCAGCACCCCTCGCTGCTTTCCGATCCGAGCGGTCGCGCATCGGCCGAAGAGATCGCTGCCGTCGTCCGGGAGATCGATGAACACCGGCGTGTGGCCGGAGGCTCAGCCACCGGCGAGGCGCCCCTCAACGACCTCGCGCAGCGCGTCGCCGCCGTGGCCGGGTTCTTCCGTCAACGTCTGACCGGTGATTACAGCGTCGATGAATTCGGATTCGACCCGCACTTCAACGACGCGATCGTCCGGCCTTTGCTGAGATTCTTCTTCAACTCCTGGTTCCGGGTCGAAGTCAGCGGCATCGAGAACATCCCCAGCGAGGGCGCCGCGTTGGTGGTCGCCAATCATGCCGGAGTGCTGCCCTTCGACGGCCTGATGCTCTCGGTCGCCGTGCATGACGAGCACCCGGCGGAGCGCGACCTGCGACTGCTGGCCGCCGACATGGTGTTCGACCTGCCGGTGATCTCGTCGACCGCGCGCAAAGCCGGCCACACCATGGCCTGCACCACCGACGCACACCGGTTGCTGGCTTCTGGCGAACTCACGGCGGTGTTCCCGGAGGGCTACAAGGGCCTGGGGAAGCGCTTCGAGGATCGCTACCGGTTGCAGCGGTTCGGCCGCGGTGGCTTCGTCTCGGCGGCGCTGCGCACCAAGGCTCCGATCGTGCCCTGCTCGATCATCGGCTCCGAAGAGATCTACCCGATGCTGACCGACGTGAAGTTGCTGGCGCGACTGTTCGGCCTGCCGTACTTCCCGGTGACCCCGCTGTTCCCGCTGGCCGGACCCGCGGGCCTGGTGCCGCTGCCGTCCAAGTGGCGGATTGCGTTCGGCGAGCCGATTCATACGGCCGACTACGCGCCCAACGACGCCGAGGACCCGATGGTCACCTTCGAGCTGACCGACCAGGTGCGCGAGACGATTCAGCAGACGCTGTACCGGTTGCTGGCCGGCCGGCGCAACATCTTCTTCGGCTAGGCCCAGCGAAAAGCCCCGATTTCTTTGGGAAATCGGGGCTTTCGCGTCGTTTGCGTGGTGAACGGGGCTACTTGACCAGGGTGAACTGACAGACGTTGGTGTAGCCGTCGCGGAACAGGTCCGAGCAGCCGCGCAGGTACTTCATGAACGTCTCGTACTCCTGCTCGCCCTTGAGCTCGATCGCCTTCTCCTTGTTCGCTTCCAGGGCGTCGGCCCAGGTGTTCAAGGTGGGGACGTAGTTCTTGCCGATGAAGTGGTGGCGCTCGATCTTGAACCCGGCCTCGGTCGAGTAACGGTCGACCTGCTCGACCTGCGGCAACTTACCGCCGGGGTAGATCTCCCGCAGGATGAAGCTGATGAAGCGCAGCAGCGTCATCGTCGTCTTGAGCCCCATGGCCCTGCCCTCTTCGGCGGTGGGCACCACGATGGAGTGCAGCAGGAACCGGCCGTCGTCGGGCAGCAAGCTGTAGTACTTCTTGAAGAAGGTGGCGTACCGCTCGTAGCCGGCGTCGCCGGCCCCGTCGGCGAAGTGCTCGAACGCGCCCAGCGAGACGATGCGGTCGACGGGCTCGTCGAACAGCTCCCAGCCCTGCAGCCGGACCTCTTTGCGGCGTGGGCTGTCCATCTCGTCGAACTTCTGCTGGCAGTGGGCGAGCTGGTTCTCGCTGAGCGTCAGGCCGATGACGTTGACGTCGTAGTGCTCGACGGCGTGGCGCATGGTCGAACCCCAGCCACTGCCGATGTCGAGCAGCGTCATGCCGGGCTCGAGGTTCAGCTTGTCCAGCGCCAGCTTGCGCTTGGCGAACTGTGCCTCTTCGAGCGTCTTGGTCTGCGGCTCGTCGATGTTCGGGTTCTCATCGAAGTAGGCGCAGCTGTAGGTCATCGACGGGTCGAGCCACAGCTTGAAGAATTCGTTGGAACGGTCGTAGTGCGACTGCACCGCCTCGACCGGCGGCTGCAGCTGGGTGCCTTCTGTCATTAATCCGACGCTACCGGCCGCTATCCGATGGATGCAATTGCAGCCACCGTGGCCTCGGTGTCGGCGTCGTGCTGCGCCGCTTCGCCCAGCATGGTGACAACGCTGGTGATCACGGGCTTTCCTTCGCCGTCAGTCACTTCGCTGCGGATTTCGGCCAGGACGGTGCCGTGCGACTGGATCACCGAGTCCAGATACGTGTCGAAGTGCAACTCGTCACCGACCACGATCGGGCGGTGGAACTTGAATTTCTGGTCGCGGTGCATGACCCGGGCGATGTTGATCGGGATGCTGAACTTCGTGAAGATCTCCAACTGGACGCGTCGTCCGGCGATGGCCAGGAACGTCAGTGGGGCGGGCAGCGTGTCGTAGCCGGCCTCGGCGGCGACGGCTTCGTCGTGGTGGATCGGGTTTTCGTCTTTGACCGAAAGCGCGAATTCGCGGATCTTTTCGCGTCCGACCACGAAGTGGTCTTCCTGCCGGTAGTGCTTACCGATGATTCCTTCGGCTCCCTGGGGAACTGTCATGACGCTGCTTTCCGATCGAAGAGTTAGCTCAGCGGCGCAGCCTATCAGCGGGATTGGCGCCGGGACGCCAAAGCCGCCAGCGCGCCGCCCGCCGCTCCCAGCGCCAGTGCGGACGGCACGCCGATGCGAGCGGCCTTGCGCGCGGTGCGGAAGTCGCGGATCTCCCATCCCCGCTCGCGGGCCAGGCTGCGCAGGCGGGCGTCCGGGTTGATCGCGACCGCGGTGCCCACCAGCGACAGCATGGGCACGTCGTTGAAGCTGTCGGAATAGGCGGTGCAGCGCTTGAGGTTGAGGCCCTCCCGGATCGCCAGCGAGCGCACGGCGTGGGCCTTGCCGGTGCCGTGCAGGATGTCGCCGACCAGGCGGCCGGTGAAGATCCCGTCGACGGATTCGGCCACTGTGCCCAGCGCGCCGGTCAGGCCCAGCCGACGGGCGATGGTCGCCGCCAGCTCGTAGGGCGTGGCGGTGATCAACCACACCTGCTGGCCGGCGTCGAGGTGCATCTGGGTGAGTTCGCGGGTGCCGGGCCAGATCTTGTCGGCGATGATCTCGTCATAGATTTCGTCGCCCAGCCGAACCAGTTCGTCGACGGACCGGCCCTCGATGAAGGCCAGCGCCTTGCGCCGCCCGGCTGCGACGTCGTCGCTGTTCTCCTTGCCGAGAATCTGGAACTTGGCCTGCGCGTAAACGAATCCGAGTACATCCCGGTAGGTGAAGTAGTCCCGGGCAGCCAGCCCCCGGCCGAAATGCACGGCGGAGGAGCCCTGCACCAGCGTGTTGTCCACGTCGAAGAACGCGGCAGCGGTCAGGTCGACGGGCGGCTGCGGGCGCTCGCTTTCGGGCGTCGCGCGCAGATCGTCCAGCGCCCGTTCGGCACTGGCGTCGGCGGCCAGCGCCTCTAGGTCGACGCGACCGCTCACGGGTTCAGAGGAAGCCATGCCAAACCTCCCAAGTCGGTGCAAGCTGCCGAGCCGATACCAACCCTATCCGCCCGAGGCGGCGCGAATGCGACACTGGTGGCCATGGTCACGTCCGCCCGCCGACCGCAGGTGCAGCTGCTGACGCGCGCCGGTTGCGCGATCTGTGACCGGATACACGCGCAACTGGCCGAATTGGCCGAAGAGCTCGACTTCGACCTCGTCAGCACTGACGTCGACGCCGCCGCGCAGTCCGGAAAACCTGAGCTGCGGGCCGAATTCGGCGATCGGCTGCCGGTGGTGCTGCTCGACGGCCGGGAGCACAGCTACTGGGAGGTCGACGAGCCGCGGTTGCGGGCCGACCTCGCCGTCCGGCGGCCGTGAGCGCTGGATATTTGGTAGCCCACCTGACAACCGTCTACCGTAGGTAGTAGTTCACTTTCCGACGCTGCAAGGGAGCGGGCCAGGTGATGCTGCCGTGAGCATCCTGCTCTTCGGGGTTTCGCACCGCAGTGCGCCGGTCTCCGTGCTGGAACAACTCAGTATCGACGAGTCCGATCAGATCAAGATCGTCGACTCCGTGCTGCAGTCGCCGCTGGTCAGCGAAGCCATGGTGCTGTCGACGTGCAACCGTGTCGAGGTCTACGCCGTCGTCGAGGCGTTCCACGGCGGCCTGTCGGTGATAGGGCAGGTGCTCGCCGAATATTCGGGTCTGCCGATGGGCGATCTGACCAAGCACGCCTACGTCCGCTACAGCGAGGCCGCCGTCGAGCACCTGTTCGCCGTGGCCAGCGGCCTGGATTCGGCGGTGGTCGGCGAACAGCAGGTGCTCGGGCAGGTCCGCCGTGCCTACGCCTCTGCCGAGGCCAACAGCGCGGTCGGCCGGGTGTTGCACGAGCTCGCGCAGCGCGCGCTCTCGGTGGGCAAGCGGGTGCACTCCGAAACCGCGATCGACGCCGCCGGCGCCTCGGTGGTCTCGGTGGCGCTCGACATCGCCCAGCGCAAGCTGGGCTCGCTGGACGGCAAGACCGCCGTGGTGGTCGGCGCCGGGGCGATGGGCGCGCTTGCGGCGGCACACCTGACCCGGGCGGGTATCGGCCGTGTGCAGGTGTTGAACCGGTCGCTGGCCCGGGCCGCCCGGTTGGCGGACCGGATCGAGGCGTCGGGCATCCCGGCCCAGGCGCTGACCCTGGACCGGTTGGCTGACGCGCTGGCCGACGCCGACGTGGTGGTCAGCAGCACCGGCGCGGTCAGCCCGGTCGTGTCGCTGGCCGACGTCCATCACGCCCTGGTCAGCGCCCCGCGGGACGAGGCCGCGAAACCCCTGATCATCTGCGACCTCGGCATGCCGCGCGACGTCGACCCGGCGGTGGCCGGGCTGCCCGGTGTGCTGGTGGTCGACGTGGACAGGGTGCAGCACGAACCATCGGCGCACGCGGCGGCTGCCGACGTCGATGCGGCCCGTCACATCGTCGCCGCCGAA
It contains:
- a CDS encoding cell division/environmental response transcriptional regulator — protein: MTSTNGPSARDSAGKAAGSADSAQSRTQFLTVAEVAALMRVSKMTVYRLVHNGELPAVRVGRSFRVHAKAVHDMLETSYFDAG
- a CDS encoding 30S ribosomal protein bS22 gives rise to the protein MGSVIKKRRKRMSKKKHRKLLRRTRVQRRKLGK
- a CDS encoding MaoC family dehydratase N-terminal domain-containing protein, which produces MTVPQGAEGIIGKHYRQEDHFVVGREKIREFALSVKDENPIHHDEAVAAEAGYDTLPAPLTFLAIAGRRVQLEIFTKFSIPINIARVMHRDQKFKFHRPIVVGDELHFDTYLDSVIQSHGTVLAEIRSEVTDGEGKPVITSVVTMLGEAAQHDADTEATVAAIASIG
- a CDS encoding SDR family oxidoreductase, translating into MDSSNGQDDGGTGGQQPNADTVHYPKVVLVTGACRFLGGYLTARLVQNPLINRVIAVDAIAPSKDMLRRMGRAEFVRADIRNPFIAKVIRNGDVDTVVHAAAASYAPRSGGTAALKELNVMGAMQLFAACQKAPSVRRVVLKSTSEVYGSSPHDPVMFTEDSSSRRPFRDGFAKDSLDIEGYVRGLGRRRPDIAVTILRLANMIGPAMDTSLSRYLAGPLVPTMFGRDARLQLLHEQDALGALERAAMAGRAGTFNIGADGIIMLSQAIRLSGRIPLPVPGIGVWALDSLRRANRYNEISRDQFAYLSYGRVMDTTRMRSELGYQPKWSTAEAFDDYVRGRNLTPIIDPHRVRSWEGRAIAVAQRWGSRNPIPWAGS
- a CDS encoding lysophospholipid acyltransferase family protein, with amino-acid sequence MWVNNVAGETRANVIPLHSNRGRVAARRRADQRADATRQHPSLLSDPSGRASAEEIAAVVREIDEHRRVAGGSATGEAPLNDLAQRVAAVAGFFRQRLTGDYSVDEFGFDPHFNDAIVRPLLRFFFNSWFRVEVSGIENIPSEGAALVVANHAGVLPFDGLMLSVAVHDEHPAERDLRLLAADMVFDLPVISSTARKAGHTMACTTDAHRLLASGELTAVFPEGYKGLGKRFEDRYRLQRFGRGGFVSAALRTKAPIVPCSIIGSEEIYPMLTDVKLLARLFGLPYFPVTPLFPLAGPAGLVPLPSKWRIAFGEPIHTADYAPNDAEDPMVTFELTDQVRETIQQTLYRLLAGRRNIFFG
- a CDS encoding HAD family phosphatase is translated as MASSEPVSGRVDLEALAADASAERALDDLRATPESERPQPPVDLTAAAFFDVDNTLVQGSSAVHFGRGLAARDYFTYRDVLGFVYAQAKFQILGKENSDDVAAGRRKALAFIEGRSVDELVRLGDEIYDEIIADKIWPGTRELTQMHLDAGQQVWLITATPYELAATIARRLGLTGALGTVAESVDGIFTGRLVGDILHGTGKAHAVRSLAIREGLNLKRCTAYSDSFNDVPMLSLVGTAVAINPDARLRSLARERGWEIRDFRTARKAARIGVPSALALGAAGGALAALASRRQSR
- a CDS encoding glutamyl-tRNA reductase, which translates into the protein MSILLFGVSHRSAPVSVLEQLSIDESDQIKIVDSVLQSPLVSEAMVLSTCNRVEVYAVVEAFHGGLSVIGQVLAEYSGLPMGDLTKHAYVRYSEAAVEHLFAVASGLDSAVVGEQQVLGQVRRAYASAEANSAVGRVLHELAQRALSVGKRVHSETAIDAAGASVVSVALDIAQRKLGSLDGKTAVVVGAGAMGALAAAHLTRAGIGRVQVLNRSLARAARLADRIEASGIPAQALTLDRLADALADADVVVSSTGAVSPVVSLADVHHALVSAPRDEAAKPLIICDLGMPRDVDPAVAGLPGVLVVDVDRVQHEPSAHAAAADVDAARHIVAAEVAAYLTGQRMAEVTPTVTALRQRAADVVEAELLRLDNRLPGLDSAEREEVARTVRRVVDKLLHAPTVRIKQLASAPGGDSYAEALRELFELEQTAINSVAAVAAPGELQALATEFDNPSAE
- a CDS encoding cyclopropane mycolic acid synthase family methyltransferase, with product MTEGTQLQPPVEAVQSHYDRSNEFFKLWLDPSMTYSCAYFDENPNIDEPQTKTLEEAQFAKRKLALDKLNLEPGMTLLDIGSGWGSTMRHAVEHYDVNVIGLTLSENQLAHCQQKFDEMDSPRRKEVRLQGWELFDEPVDRIVSLGAFEHFADGAGDAGYERYATFFKKYYSLLPDDGRFLLHSIVVPTAEEGRAMGLKTTMTLLRFISFILREIYPGGKLPQVEQVDRYSTEAGFKIERHHFIGKNYVPTLNTWADALEANKEKAIELKGEQEYETFMKYLRGCSDLFRDGYTNVCQFTLVK